From Sporosarcina sp. Te-1, the proteins below share one genomic window:
- a CDS encoding CapA family protein has product MRKRVLVSALTFIVLSGCEPFGESESVEVPNDLVMIDCKLDLLPLKENSTHITVGMIGDILLHNPLYKYEDYSLSFTDVSEELQGIDFLLANQESMPGGKELGLSGYPRFNSPKHIIRDLKRNGVDMINLANNHTMDQNEMGLRKAIAHMKEFDMPYIGAYESQEDKETQRIVDVEGIRIGVIAYTFGTNGLPVPSGKDYMVGMIDRVEMKEDIESMRGKVDVLVASVHWGTEYVLEPSDYQKELAQFLADAGVDIIFGHHPHVLQRYEKKGDTHVFYSLGNFFSAQQFDTTNIGGIGKVSIRKLAFAGHEMTTVGEAHLIPTAVIRNADRRFVVVPLERAGKQASMNVTWVEKHVGLTAE; this is encoded by the coding sequence TTGAGAAAAAGAGTACTTGTAAGTGCGTTAACCTTTATTGTGTTAAGTGGGTGTGAACCTTTTGGTGAGAGTGAATCGGTTGAAGTGCCGAATGATTTGGTGATGATCGATTGCAAGCTAGATCTGCTGCCTCTGAAGGAGAACTCGACGCATATCACGGTAGGTATGATAGGGGATATCCTTCTGCATAATCCACTTTATAAATATGAAGATTACAGTCTTTCATTTACCGACGTATCGGAAGAACTGCAAGGGATTGATTTTCTCCTTGCCAATCAGGAATCCATGCCAGGCGGGAAAGAGCTTGGCTTGTCCGGCTATCCGCGTTTCAATAGCCCAAAGCATATTATCCGAGATTTGAAGCGGAACGGTGTGGATATGATCAACTTGGCAAACAATCACACGATGGATCAAAATGAAATGGGACTTCGTAAGGCCATTGCTCATATGAAGGAATTTGATATGCCCTATATCGGCGCCTATGAATCCCAGGAAGATAAAGAAACTCAACGTATCGTGGATGTGGAAGGTATTCGAATTGGCGTCATCGCCTACACATTTGGCACAAATGGTCTTCCAGTTCCGTCCGGGAAGGACTATATGGTCGGAATGATTGATCGGGTGGAGATGAAGGAAGATATCGAATCCATGCGAGGCAAGGTAGATGTCCTGGTTGCTTCCGTTCACTGGGGAACAGAGTATGTACTCGAACCATCTGACTACCAAAAAGAACTGGCACAATTTCTAGCCGATGCGGGCGTCGATATCATTTTTGGCCACCATCCGCACGTCTTGCAGCGGTATGAAAAAAAGGGGGACACACACGTCTTTTATTCATTAGGAAACTTCTTTTCAGCCCAACAGTTTGATACAACGAACATCGGAGGAATTGGCAAAGTGAGCATACGGAAGTTGGCATTTGCGGGCCATGAGATGACGACGGTAGGAGAAGCTCATCTAATCCCGACAGCGGTCATTCGCAATGCAGATCGGCGCTTTGTCGTCGTTCCTCTGGAGCGGGCGGGGAAACAGGCTTCGATGAATGTAACATGGGTGGAGAAGCATGTGGGGCTGACAGCAGAATAA
- a CDS encoding 5'-nucleotidase C-terminal domain-containing protein encodes MSKKYFKGAAASILLFSLAGITPAAVSAEEASKDFSLTVFHTNDIHSHLENAPKLATMLKEKQAEHPVNVLLNAGDNFTGTLYFNEFLGKADIAFMNFFKYDAATFGNHEFDLGSSPDGHKALKEFVETATFPIVASNVDFTKDTILSGIQSRTISEEPESGKIYSGIVKEVEGEKIGIFGLTTEETPFIASPAEVEFTNYITEAKEMVKQFEELGINKVIAVTHIGSEVDNGYGNDMLLAQNVPGIDIIVAGHSHTELQEPKVIKNGDVPTLIVQTGEHLNNLGQLNVTFDENGKIKDYKGELIKLKDVEEDAEAVELLKPYKDQVEKRKSEQTGAVADVFLNGLRDKSTELKTLTGGVRSSETNLGNIIADGMLDKAKEIDPEVSIAFQNGGGIRTSIKKGPITYGDVLTVLPFGNPLAITKITGAELKSTMEHALKNFPQENGGFLHVAGMQVIFDSKAEPGKRVVSIKIDGKEVEDSKMYKAATNNFTAKGGDGFEALGKAHDEGRVSEPGFSDWENFADHLKSLGKVNEGLEGRVVAQVPYKDVKLSNWSYPYISDLYVRGILGEGTSFKPGTYITRGEMVSWIVKAHDLKATGKAPFSDMKGLSADLQSDIAAAYEHGIIKGNNGKFNPNDKVTRAQFALIIERALENYTGTTMKAAEKASFSDFGKYSAEAVNAISLLHENDIASGYEGKFMPEQFTTRQQAAKIVSNFIQTTKQVEKAEK; translated from the coding sequence ATGTCGAAAAAGTATTTCAAGGGGGCGGCGGCTTCCATCTTGCTATTCAGTCTAGCGGGTATTACGCCTGCAGCAGTTTCAGCAGAAGAAGCGTCGAAAGACTTTTCATTGACGGTGTTCCACACGAATGACATACATAGTCATTTGGAAAACGCACCAAAGCTAGCAACCATGTTAAAAGAGAAGCAGGCAGAACATCCTGTGAATGTATTGCTGAATGCCGGCGATAATTTTACTGGAACGCTATACTTTAATGAGTTCCTCGGTAAAGCAGATATCGCTTTCATGAATTTTTTCAAGTATGATGCTGCTACCTTTGGCAATCATGAATTCGACTTAGGTTCAAGCCCGGATGGCCATAAAGCATTGAAGGAATTTGTAGAGACCGCTACATTCCCAATTGTAGCTTCAAATGTCGACTTCACAAAAGACACAATCCTCAGCGGTATTCAAAGCCGCACGATCTCCGAAGAACCGGAAAGCGGTAAAATCTATAGCGGGATTGTAAAAGAAGTGGAAGGCGAAAAAATCGGCATCTTCGGATTGACAACAGAAGAAACGCCGTTCATCGCTAGTCCTGCCGAGGTTGAATTTACAAACTATATTACCGAAGCAAAAGAAATGGTAAAACAATTTGAAGAGCTTGGCATCAATAAAGTCATTGCTGTTACTCATATCGGCTCTGAAGTCGACAACGGGTATGGGAATGACATGCTTCTAGCACAAAACGTTCCTGGAATTGATATTATCGTAGCGGGCCACTCCCATACGGAACTTCAAGAGCCTAAAGTGATTAAAAACGGAGATGTACCGACTCTGATCGTTCAGACTGGCGAACACTTGAATAACCTTGGACAACTTAATGTCACGTTTGATGAAAACGGTAAAATTAAGGATTATAAAGGTGAATTGATCAAGTTAAAAGACGTCGAGGAAGATGCGGAAGCAGTTGAACTTCTGAAACCATACAAAGATCAAGTTGAAAAAAGAAAAAGCGAGCAGACCGGAGCGGTAGCAGATGTGTTCCTCAATGGACTGCGTGATAAGAGCACGGAGCTAAAAACACTAACTGGCGGTGTCCGCTCAAGTGAAACAAACCTTGGAAATATCATCGCTGACGGCATGCTCGATAAAGCAAAAGAAATCGATCCAGAAGTATCCATTGCTTTCCAAAATGGAGGCGGAATCCGGACTTCCATTAAGAAAGGCCCGATTACTTATGGTGATGTTCTGACTGTCCTGCCATTCGGCAACCCGCTTGCCATCACGAAAATTACAGGTGCAGAATTGAAATCCACAATGGAACATGCACTGAAGAACTTCCCGCAAGAGAATGGCGGTTTCCTCCATGTTGCGGGCATGCAAGTCATATTTGACAGCAAAGCTGAACCAGGCAAACGTGTCGTATCCATTAAAATCGACGGTAAAGAAGTCGAAGATAGTAAGATGTATAAAGCAGCAACAAACAACTTTACAGCCAAAGGCGGAGATGGTTTCGAAGCGCTTGGGAAAGCCCATGACGAAGGCCGTGTAAGTGAACCAGGCTTCAGCGACTGGGAAAACTTTGCGGATCATTTGAAGTCACTCGGCAAGGTGAATGAAGGATTAGAAGGACGTGTCGTTGCTCAAGTTCCTTATAAAGACGTGAAGTTAAGCAACTGGTCGTATCCTTACATTTCCGATCTTTATGTACGCGGCATTCTCGGTGAAGGAACTTCCTTCAAACCAGGTACCTACATTACTCGTGGGGAAATGGTTTCTTGGATTGTCAAAGCACATGATTTGAAAGCGACTGGAAAAGCGCCATTTTCCGATATGAAAGGTTTATCCGCTGATCTGCAATCTGACATCGCGGCTGCTTATGAACACGGCATTATCAAAGGGAATAATGGCAAGTTCAATCCAAACGACAAAGTTACACGTGCACAGTTTGCCTTAATTATTGAGCGTGCACTTGAGAATTACACTGGTACAACAATGAAGGCGGCCGAGAAAGCTTCGTTCTCCGATTTCGGCAAGTACTCTGCGGAAGCGGTAAATGCGATTTCTCTTTTACATGAAAATGATATTGCATCTGGTTACGAAGGTAAATTCATGCCAGAACAATTTACTACTCGTCAACAAGCTGCTAAAATCGTTTCAAACTTCATCCAAACAACAAAACAAGTTGAAAAAGCAGAAAAGTAA
- a CDS encoding N-acetylmuramoyl-L-alanine amidase yields MKTIKWATVALLFFALVSIVPGHSSAQFKFSDVSPDKEYSDAVHYIAELGIVNQVSKFNPGDNLTRAQAAKMLVIASKKKDMPTPSITFKDLKPGTEQYDYASRAVKLGYFKVDKDGNFKPNEKIKREEMGYALSVAFNLSEKITVDHPLMLTDMKNHPYAEKINGLYYAGVTQGDAGKFLPNDLLTRSQFALFVARALNDKYALPVKLPEQTSRTYFAKVVTGGINLNVRSHPALTGDVVGKLKDGEIVEVLGQTGDWLLILIDGKNGYINKEYTVDVGVEKPGDDVATEEPGESAPDVTEPSLPEEEEENVPSVGTSNLIGKVTADSLNVRKSANSTSEVIGKFKLGEKVEILSISGYWAKVNTNNGPGYVHKNYLKLINQSGNPLKDRIIVIDAGHGGKDPGTTKSSAKEKEITLNVAKRVETKLKKAGASVLMTRSGDTFPSLQDRTDYAKKHYAEAFVSIHVNSASSTSAKGTEVYYDSSTNPNAAESKALAKKIHDNIIKRADMADRGVRDQRFYVIRNNNVAAVLVELGFLSNPDDFKKLTSDQYAELYAEAIYQGLLQYYSAQ; encoded by the coding sequence ATGAAAACAATTAAATGGGCCACTGTCGCTTTGTTGTTTTTCGCTCTTGTTTCCATTGTCCCAGGACATTCATCGGCACAATTCAAATTCTCTGACGTATCTCCAGACAAGGAATATTCTGATGCAGTACATTACATAGCTGAGCTCGGCATTGTCAATCAAGTTTCCAAATTCAACCCCGGGGACAATTTGACACGCGCACAAGCTGCCAAAATGTTAGTGATCGCTTCTAAGAAAAAGGACATGCCTACCCCTTCCATCACATTCAAGGACTTGAAACCGGGTACCGAGCAATACGATTATGCAAGCCGTGCAGTGAAACTTGGTTACTTTAAAGTCGACAAAGACGGCAATTTCAAACCAAACGAAAAGATCAAGCGGGAAGAAATGGGCTATGCGCTATCCGTCGCATTCAACTTGTCGGAAAAGATCACTGTTGATCATCCGTTAATGCTCACGGACATGAAAAACCATCCATACGCTGAAAAGATCAACGGACTCTACTATGCCGGCGTAACCCAGGGGGATGCAGGAAAGTTCTTACCTAACGATTTATTGACACGTTCCCAATTCGCACTCTTTGTCGCTCGCGCACTGAATGACAAATATGCGTTGCCTGTGAAACTTCCTGAACAGACATCCAGAACCTATTTTGCTAAAGTCGTAACCGGCGGCATTAACTTAAACGTTCGAAGCCATCCCGCATTGACTGGAGATGTCGTCGGGAAGCTGAAAGATGGAGAGATTGTCGAAGTACTTGGACAAACTGGCGATTGGCTTCTCATCCTCATCGACGGCAAGAATGGATATATCAATAAAGAATATACCGTAGATGTAGGCGTAGAAAAACCAGGCGATGATGTTGCTACTGAAGAACCAGGTGAATCGGCCCCAGATGTGACAGAACCTTCCCTGCCTGAAGAGGAGGAAGAGAATGTTCCATCCGTTGGAACGAGCAACCTCATTGGTAAGGTAACAGCTGACAGCTTGAATGTACGAAAATCGGCCAATTCGACATCAGAAGTGATCGGTAAATTCAAACTCGGTGAGAAAGTCGAAATCCTATCCATCTCCGGCTATTGGGCGAAAGTAAATACAAACAATGGACCAGGTTATGTTCACAAAAACTATCTAAAATTGATCAATCAATCAGGTAATCCATTGAAAGACCGAATCATCGTCATAGATGCAGGACATGGCGGAAAAGATCCAGGCACGACAAAAAGCTCCGCTAAAGAAAAGGAAATCACATTGAATGTGGCGAAGCGGGTGGAAACGAAATTGAAGAAAGCGGGCGCCAGCGTCTTAATGACCCGTTCCGGCGATACGTTCCCTTCCCTGCAGGATCGTACCGATTATGCGAAAAAGCATTATGCGGAAGCGTTCGTCTCCATTCATGTCAATTCAGCAAGCTCTACTTCTGCGAAAGGGACAGAAGTGTACTATGACTCTTCAACGAACCCGAATGCTGCGGAAAGCAAAGCTCTAGCCAAAAAGATCCATGACAACATCATTAAACGTGCTGACATGGCAGATCGCGGTGTACGCGACCAACGATTCTATGTCATTCGTAATAACAATGTAGCCGCTGTTCTTGTAGAACTAGGATTCTTGTCAAACCCAGATGACTTCAAGAAACTAACAAGCGACCAATACGCGGAACTCTATGCGGAAGCCATCTACCAAGGCCTTCTTCAATATTATTCCGCTCAATAA
- a CDS encoding C40 family peptidase — translation MKRLFVVLFGSVLISTSIPAMASANSPTSLVSTAKNYIGTPYSYGGTTTSGFDCSGYTQYVFKKEGVSIPRSTGQQYAMGTSVKKSDLKTGDLVFFNTAGSGVSHVGIYIGSSRFIHSSTSKGVMISSVNDPAYWGSRYLGAKRVTKFDPDKTVAFDDSSASATLPKYVTRSEVAETLYKVLGLEDLSHETTFSDVPAGYPHYDAIMAVTNAGIFSGNDGKFNPEGSLTRAQLAKIVVEAFHLEGKSSQTFSDVPADHWATEYISTLAYNHIASGYEDGSFGLNDKLTEKQFMKIVDRLDQ, via the coding sequence ATGAAAAGACTTTTTGTAGTTCTGTTTGGGTCAGTATTAATCTCAACGTCAATTCCAGCCATGGCCTCAGCGAATTCACCGACGTCGCTCGTCAGTACAGCGAAGAACTATATCGGCACACCGTATTCATACGGTGGGACAACCACTTCCGGATTCGACTGCTCAGGATATACGCAATATGTTTTCAAAAAAGAAGGAGTTTCAATTCCAAGATCGACTGGCCAACAGTATGCCATGGGAACATCTGTTAAGAAAAGCGATCTTAAAACAGGAGACCTTGTGTTCTTCAACACGGCAGGAAGCGGGGTATCGCATGTAGGTATCTATATCGGCTCCAGCCGTTTCATTCACTCATCCACAAGCAAAGGCGTCATGATTTCATCGGTTAACGATCCTGCTTACTGGGGCAGCCGTTATTTAGGAGCGAAGCGGGTAACGAAATTCGACCCAGATAAGACGGTCGCGTTTGACGATTCGTCAGCTTCCGCAACCTTGCCGAAATATGTAACACGGTCAGAAGTGGCGGAAACTCTTTATAAAGTACTCGGTTTGGAAGATCTTTCTCATGAAACGACTTTCTCCGACGTACCCGCCGGTTACCCACATTATGATGCAATCATGGCAGTTACAAACGCCGGTATCTTTTCCGGCAACGACGGCAAGTTCAATCCAGAGGGGTCATTGACACGTGCTCAACTGGCTAAGATTGTTGTAGAAGCGTTCCATCTGGAAGGCAAATCATCACAGACATTCTCAGACGTCCCTGCAGACCATTGGGCAACTGAATATATTAGCACACTAGCCTATAATCACATCGCAAGTGGCTATGAAGACGGTTCTTTTGGATTGAATGATAAGTTGACTGAAAAGCAATTCATGAAAATCGTCGATCGACTTGACCAATAA
- a CDS encoding glycosyltransferase, which produces MRKIAVFSNMYPSGQHPTFGIFVKNQVELLRSKGVDVDIIAINDPAKGKSAAVKKYGTWLFRSFFYMLKNRKRLTLTHAHYAFPTGLISLMGKRIWKLPYVVTVHGGDIDKMAKKGGKIASMTTSILQNAEAVIVVGERLKQDVIQTFGVHAQRVHVMSMGVDTAVFKPFSKEETRKELDIPAHEKVVLYVGNLIEAKGLLELVEAFKLVKKEIPEASLYLIGSPKDEGFMDKLAKHLVEHGVKVVQQMPKPQKEIAQWMAASDVFVLPSHHEGFGLVVLEAMATGTKVVGTNVGGLSYLLADQAGILVQPKNPESLAAGIRQVLNGEAALDQESIRSAVESNSFDTISERLQSIYRSIEEKAGRTE; this is translated from the coding sequence ATGCGAAAAATAGCGGTTTTCAGCAATATGTATCCTTCCGGACAGCATCCGACATTTGGAATATTTGTTAAAAATCAAGTGGAATTGCTGCGATCCAAAGGGGTCGATGTCGATATCATTGCAATTAATGATCCTGCTAAAGGGAAAAGCGCAGCTGTAAAGAAGTATGGGACTTGGCTGTTTCGTTCATTTTTTTATATGCTAAAAAATAGAAAGCGCCTAACCTTGACACATGCCCACTATGCATTTCCTACTGGACTCATTTCATTAATGGGAAAACGGATCTGGAAGTTGCCGTATGTTGTTACAGTCCATGGCGGCGATATTGACAAGATGGCGAAGAAAGGCGGAAAGATCGCCTCTATGACGACCTCGATCCTTCAAAACGCCGAGGCTGTCATTGTTGTTGGAGAACGCTTGAAGCAGGATGTGATCCAAACGTTCGGTGTTCATGCACAGCGGGTGCATGTTATGAGCATGGGAGTGGACACTGCTGTATTCAAACCTTTTTCAAAAGAAGAAACGAGGAAGGAATTGGACATACCGGCACATGAAAAAGTGGTCTTATATGTAGGGAATTTAATTGAGGCAAAAGGACTTCTCGAGTTGGTAGAAGCTTTTAAACTTGTGAAGAAAGAGATTCCGGAAGCATCGCTGTATTTGATCGGCTCACCTAAGGACGAAGGGTTTATGGATAAGTTGGCTAAGCACTTGGTGGAACACGGGGTCAAAGTCGTTCAGCAAATGCCTAAACCCCAGAAAGAAATCGCCCAGTGGATGGCCGCTTCGGATGTATTTGTCCTTCCATCTCACCATGAAGGGTTCGGTCTCGTCGTGCTGGAAGCGATGGCAACCGGAACGAAGGTAGTCGGCACCAATGTCGGCGGTTTATCGTATTTGCTTGCTGATCAAGCGGGAATCTTAGTGCAACCGAAAAATCCTGAATCTCTTGCAGCTGGCATACGGCAGGTATTGAATGGGGAGGCGGCGCTGGACCAGGAGAGTATTCGAAGTGCAGTGGAATCGAATTCATTTGACACAATCAGCGAAAGACTTCAATCGATCTACCGCTCTATTGAAGAAAAGGCAGGTCGAACAGAATGA
- the murJ gene encoding murein biosynthesis integral membrane protein MurJ, which yields MSRFIKIIGAVAVINIVARLVGFAREMVIGNQYGTGRVADAIATAYTIPNFLYLVVGGGLTTAFISVYHSTSADKALFVRKSFTTVLASISVISVLAFVFAEPLLRIVFVNLTEPQIAAVYPLFLWMMPSTIFLVISTWMSGLLNLNDRFHLSSVAILVYNAAFVVIGAVLTYWIGPISYGVGALVSAVLMVLFLFIGIRKSNLSSLKPSFGMTADIKRVWVIALPILLGGASLQFYAIIQRVAATGLSEGAISAINYASKLSGFPQAVMMTAVTTVIYPMLSKKEGEGDHETIRSLYKKGMLYLAALIVPATVVAYFFADPIIRLVFGHGNFGEKSIAITVPIFKAFSLSMFFLAVNTYITRFYYAKGNSMIPVIFSLISVLGINLAVIFALIDSLGAVAIAYGTVISSAANFIMLWLYARIKWKL from the coding sequence ATGAGTAGGTTTATAAAAATTATCGGCGCGGTTGCAGTTATCAATATTGTAGCGCGGCTCGTCGGATTTGCGCGTGAAATGGTAATCGGCAATCAATACGGGACGGGACGCGTCGCCGATGCGATTGCGACAGCGTATACGATTCCAAACTTCCTCTATCTCGTAGTAGGCGGGGGATTGACGACGGCATTTATTTCCGTTTACCATTCGACGTCTGCAGATAAAGCCCTGTTTGTCAGAAAATCGTTTACAACGGTACTTGCATCAATTTCAGTCATTTCTGTCCTTGCCTTTGTATTTGCAGAGCCATTGCTCCGGATTGTTTTTGTCAACTTGACGGAACCGCAAATTGCTGCCGTTTATCCACTTTTTTTATGGATGATGCCTTCGACAATATTCCTTGTTATTTCAACTTGGATGAGTGGTCTGCTTAATTTGAATGACCGTTTTCATCTGTCTAGTGTCGCCATTCTAGTATACAACGCAGCGTTTGTGGTCATTGGAGCAGTCTTGACGTATTGGATCGGCCCAATTTCTTATGGGGTCGGAGCACTTGTAAGTGCCGTATTAATGGTGCTGTTTCTCTTCATCGGCATCAGAAAGAGCAACCTGTCCTCTTTAAAGCCATCATTTGGAATGACGGCTGATATAAAACGAGTATGGGTTATAGCATTGCCGATCCTGCTGGGTGGGGCTTCATTGCAATTTTACGCGATCATTCAACGAGTGGCAGCAACAGGCTTAAGTGAAGGGGCAATCTCGGCTATCAATTACGCTTCCAAACTGAGCGGGTTCCCTCAAGCTGTTATGATGACCGCGGTCACGACAGTTATTTATCCGATGCTGAGCAAGAAGGAAGGCGAAGGGGATCATGAAACCATCCGTTCTCTTTATAAAAAAGGGATGCTTTATCTCGCTGCTTTGATTGTTCCTGCAACAGTAGTCGCCTATTTCTTTGCCGATCCGATTATTCGTCTTGTTTTTGGCCATGGGAATTTTGGTGAGAAATCTATTGCGATTACAGTACCGATTTTCAAAGCGTTTTCCCTGTCGATGTTCTTTTTAGCGGTTAACACATATATTACCCGTTTCTATTATGCGAAAGGGAATTCTATGATCCCGGTCATATTCAGTCTCATCAGTGTGCTTGGCATCAACTTAGCCGTTATTTTTGCCTTGATTGATTCGCTGGGGGCGGTAGCGATTGCATACGGTACGGTCATTAGTTCGGCAGCCAACTTCATCATGCTTTGGTTATACGCGCGGATCAAATGGAAGCTTTAA
- a CDS encoding TAXI family TRAP transporter solute-binding subunit, with the protein MVKRSRMRWMMVLLGVVLILSACGGTKRNIAIGPPASETNNVSKIILEAYGIGDGEYKAFQESFGAAADGVQDGNIDISIGILGLPASSIESLQASAGDVRMLSLSDEAIKKIEEKSGYKQYTIPKDSYDFLTEDIQTVTAYAILMGNTDTIDEELGYELAKSMIENASENTHAQAKQMLLENALNGAEGLPIHPGAKKYYEEQGLTVDNEVAELTASKENRKSELTFGSGSQGGTYYPLGGEMANLWNKYIDGLNVTNMETGASVENLSTISQGNMDLGMTVHVPALNAIEGKADFEGNHVKNAAFIGHIYPEVVQIVTREKTEIASFDDLK; encoded by the coding sequence ATGGTGAAAAGAAGTCGCATGCGATGGATGATGGTCCTGCTTGGTGTTGTGCTGATTTTATCTGCTTGTGGGGGAACGAAGAGAAATATTGCGATCGGACCGCCGGCAAGTGAAACAAACAACGTATCGAAAATTATTTTGGAAGCGTATGGGATTGGAGACGGGGAATACAAAGCGTTTCAGGAAAGCTTTGGAGCTGCGGCAGACGGTGTACAGGATGGCAATATTGATATTTCCATCGGAATTTTAGGACTGCCTGCTTCGAGCATTGAAAGTTTACAGGCATCGGCAGGGGACGTGAGGATGTTAAGCCTTTCCGATGAAGCTATCAAGAAGATTGAAGAAAAATCAGGTTATAAGCAATACACGATTCCGAAAGATTCCTATGATTTCTTAACGGAAGACATCCAGACGGTAACTGCTTATGCCATTCTGATGGGGAACACGGATACAATTGATGAGGAACTAGGGTACGAACTGGCGAAAAGCATGATTGAAAATGCTAGCGAGAATACACATGCCCAAGCCAAACAGATGTTATTGGAAAATGCTTTGAACGGGGCGGAAGGGCTACCGATTCATCCAGGAGCAAAGAAATATTATGAAGAACAAGGACTGACAGTCGATAACGAAGTGGCAGAACTGACAGCGTCTAAGGAAAACAGGAAATCAGAACTTACGTTCGGGTCAGGGAGTCAAGGCGGGACGTACTATCCACTTGGCGGAGAAATGGCGAACCTTTGGAATAAGTATATAGACGGACTCAATGTGACGAATATGGAGACGGGAGCGTCAGTGGAAAACCTGTCGACCATATCCCAAGGGAATATGGACCTCGGCATGACCGTTCATGTCCCTGCGTTGAATGCGATTGAAGGAAAAGCTGATTTCGAAGGAAATCATGTGAAGAATGCGGCCTTCATCGGGCATATTTATCCCGAAGTCGTTCAAATTGTAACACGTGAAAAGACCGAGATCGCTAGTTTTGATGATTTAAAATGA